The Aquificaceae bacterium genome contains the following window.
CCAAGTATCAGATTGGATGACCCTTGATGGAAGGACGCAGGTACATGGTATACTGGGCTACCCCGTAAAGCACTCCCTTTCTCCAGTCTTTCAGAACAGAGCCTTTGAGCACTTTTCAATCAATGCTGTTTATGTCCCCTTTGAGGTAAAACCTGAAGACTTTGAGCCTGCCCTGAGTGGTCTAAAAGCCCTTGGCATAAGAGGTGTCAACATCACACTCCCCCACAAGGAAAGAGCCCTTGAGCTTGCAGACTTCAAAGACAGGCATGCTGAAGCCATAGGCTCTGCCAACACTTTGAAGGTTACAGAGGAGGGAATATACGCCTACAACACCGACTGGATAGGATTTCTGAAGTCTGTCAGAAAATTGACTCCCGAGCTCTCTGGAATAAAAGCCCTCGTGCTGGGTGCTGGGGGTTCTGCGAGGGCAATAGTTTATGCTCTCAGGGCTGAAGGGGCGGAGGTTTTCCTGTGGAACAGGACAAGGGAGAGAGCAGAAAGTCTCTGCGAGCACTTTGGATGCAGGGTTGTAGAGAGCGTGGAAAGGGTGCTTGAGGAAGTAGAGCTTATTGTAAATACCACCTCCTCTGGTCTCAGAGGCGACGACCCTCCCATCTTTGATTACGGTCTTCTCAGACCGGAGCACAGAGTGATGGACATAATATACAGTCAGACGCCCCTTCTGAAGGCTGCCATGGAAAAGGGCTGTCCCTTTCAGGACGGACTTGACATGCTTCTCTATCAGGGCATGGAAAGCTTTAAAATATGGACCGGGCTGGAAGTGCCCTACGAGGTGGTCAGAAAAGCTGTTGAGGAATACAGAGGGTAATATAATTAAAAACAATGGACATCTTTGTGCTTGACACCAGCGTCTTTACCAATCCAGATGTCTACTCTCAGTTCGAAAAAGACCAGCTTGGAGCCATAGAAAACTTTATTACGCTTGCTTCTCACAGCAGGGC
Protein-coding sequences here:
- the aroE gene encoding shikimate dehydrogenase, which gives rise to MTLDGRTQVHGILGYPVKHSLSPVFQNRAFEHFSINAVYVPFEVKPEDFEPALSGLKALGIRGVNITLPHKERALELADFKDRHAEAIGSANTLKVTEEGIYAYNTDWIGFLKSVRKLTPELSGIKALVLGAGGSARAIVYALRAEGAEVFLWNRTRERAESLCEHFGCRVVESVERVLEEVELIVNTTSSGLRGDDPPIFDYGLLRPEHRVMDIIYSQTPLLKAAMEKGCPFQDGLDMLLYQGMESFKIWTGLEVPYEVVRKAVEEYRG